Proteins from one bacterium genomic window:
- a CDS encoding acyl-CoA dehydrogenase family protein, which yields MAHALPFTDEHLMLRGMVHDFAQEQIAPKAAELDASQEFPAENLRKCAELGLLGVPIPEKYGGMGADLVSYCITIEELSRACGSTGITVLAHCGLGMKPIDNFGTHEQKLKYLPKCCAGEWIAAFGLSEPQAGSDAAATKTRAEKRGDKYIVNGSKMWITNGGIADVIVMTARTDPESKGARGISCFIIEKGFEGFEPGKKEDKLGLRASMTSQLFFKDTVVPAENLLGKEGEGFKQFMRTLDPGRVVIAAMALGIAKAALSAATDYVRQREQFGMKLSKFQSTQFKIAEMAAKVEAAEYLTYGAAFKYQAGDKASKECAMAKLYTSEIATWVCEQAIQLHGGYGYTRDFPVERYWRDVKLCEIGEGTSEIQRLVIAREILGKEFV from the coding sequence ATGGCGCATGCCTTGCCGTTTACCGATGAACATTTGATGCTGCGCGGGATGGTGCACGACTTCGCTCAGGAGCAGATAGCTCCAAAAGCAGCGGAACTGGACGCTTCCCAAGAGTTCCCCGCGGAAAACCTTAGAAAATGCGCGGAACTAGGCCTCCTTGGCGTTCCAATTCCGGAAAAGTACGGCGGGATGGGCGCGGATCTGGTCAGCTACTGCATTACTATCGAGGAGCTTTCGCGGGCTTGCGGCTCTACCGGCATAACCGTGCTTGCCCACTGCGGCCTGGGGATGAAGCCGATCGACAACTTCGGAACGCACGAGCAGAAGCTGAAATACCTGCCCAAGTGCTGCGCTGGCGAGTGGATTGCCGCTTTCGGACTTTCCGAGCCGCAGGCCGGCAGCGACGCTGCGGCGACAAAAACCCGAGCGGAAAAGCGGGGCGACAAGTACATCGTAAACGGCAGCAAGATGTGGATCACGAACGGCGGCATCGCGGACGTGATTGTGATGACTGCCCGCACCGACCCGGAATCGAAAGGCGCCCGCGGGATTTCTTGCTTCATCATTGAAAAAGGCTTCGAGGGCTTCGAACCGGGCAAAAAAGAAGACAAACTGGGGCTGCGCGCGAGTATGACCAGCCAGCTGTTCTTCAAAGATACGGTTGTTCCAGCCGAAAACCTGCTTGGCAAAGAGGGAGAAGGATTCAAGCAATTCATGCGCACGCTCGATCCGGGTCGCGTCGTGATCGCGGCGATGGCACTGGGTATCGCCAAAGCCGCTCTCTCCGCGGCGACGGATTACGTCCGCCAGCGCGAGCAGTTCGGAATGAAGCTCTCCAAGTTCCAGTCCACGCAATTTAAAATCGCGGAAATGGCTGCCAAGGTCGAGGCCGCGGAATACCTGACCTACGGTGCCGCATTCAAGTATCAGGCGGGCGACAAGGCAAGCAAAGAATGCGCGATGGCCAAGCTGTATACAAGCGAAATCGCCACCTGGGTGTGCGAGCAAGCGATCCAGCTCCACGGCGGATACGGCTACACGAGGGACTTCCCGGTCGAGCGCTACTGGCGGGACGTCAAGCTCTGCGAGATAGGCGAGGGGACGAGCGAAATCCAGCGGCTTGTGATCGCGCGCGAGATACTGGGGAAGGAATTTGTGTAG
- a CDS encoding Zn-ribbon domain-containing OB-fold protein yields the protein MSVPGYWREQPQRYRYEANRCKSCGKVFFPPRRVCEPGCDPANLEPCKLSQTGKVLTYTIIHIGPTQFADEAPYAMAICEMDGGGRITAQLVDCPFDKIEVGMPVRIEFRKIQQDGHAGILMYGYKVVPG from the coding sequence ATGTCTGTTCCGGGTTACTGGCGGGAGCAACCGCAGAGATACCGCTACGAAGCGAACCGCTGCAAGAGCTGCGGGAAGGTGTTTTTCCCGCCGCGGCGGGTGTGCGAGCCGGGATGCGATCCGGCCAATCTGGAGCCCTGCAAGCTGTCGCAGACCGGCAAGGTGCTGACATACACCATAATCCACATCGGGCCGACGCAATTCGCGGACGAAGCGCCGTACGCGATGGCGATATGCGAGATGGACGGCGGCGGAAGGATAACCGCGCAACTCGTGGACTGCCCGTTCGACAAAATCGAGGTCGGGATGCCGGTGCGCATCGAGTTTCGCAAGATCCAGCAGGACGGCCACGCGGGGATACTTATGTACGGTTACAAGGTCGTGCCGGGCTAA
- a CDS encoding hydroxymethylglutaryl-CoA synthase produces MAGIVGYGAYLPRHRIKLEEIAAVWGADAVAYKRGLMLYEKSVPAPDQDTITMSVEAARHAIARAGIDPAKIGAIYIGSESHPYAVKPSGTIVAEAIGATPDIHCADFEFACKAGSEAMYVALSQVKAGEMEYALGIGGDTSQGAPGDALEYSASAGSAAFIMGRENVLAECLHTFSYMTDTPDFWRREYQFYPRHGGRFTGEPAYFKHILGGTRGLLEKAGLKPSDFRYAVFHQPNGKFPMNVGKMLGFTEEQMKTGWLSPWLGNTYSGASPIGLTAILDEANPGDLIMMCSYGSGAGSDAFVWKATELLPKVRGKAPFTRPQLDENKVYLSYGQYAKFRGKIRKAE; encoded by the coding sequence ATGGCAGGAATTGTGGGCTACGGGGCATACTTGCCGCGGCACCGTATCAAATTGGAGGAGATTGCCGCTGTATGGGGCGCTGATGCCGTCGCGTACAAGCGCGGCCTGATGCTGTACGAAAAGTCGGTACCGGCGCCCGACCAGGACACGATAACCATGTCCGTCGAGGCGGCGCGGCACGCGATCGCGCGCGCGGGCATAGACCCGGCGAAAATCGGCGCGATTTACATAGGCAGCGAGTCGCATCCGTACGCCGTCAAGCCGTCCGGCACGATTGTCGCCGAAGCTATCGGGGCGACTCCGGACATCCATTGCGCGGACTTCGAGTTCGCTTGCAAGGCGGGCAGCGAGGCTATGTACGTCGCGCTGTCGCAAGTAAAAGCGGGGGAGATGGAATACGCGCTCGGCATCGGAGGCGACACTTCGCAGGGAGCACCGGGCGACGCGCTTGAATACAGCGCGAGTGCGGGCAGCGCGGCGTTCATCATGGGCCGCGAGAACGTGCTGGCCGAGTGTCTGCATACTTTCAGTTATATGACCGACACTCCGGACTTTTGGCGGCGGGAATACCAGTTTTACCCGCGCCACGGCGGACGGTTTACCGGCGAGCCCGCGTATTTCAAGCATATTTTGGGAGGGACGCGCGGTCTGCTGGAAAAGGCGGGGCTTAAACCGTCCGACTTCCGGTATGCGGTCTTCCACCAGCCCAACGGCAAGTTCCCGATGAATGTGGGCAAGATGCTCGGATTTACCGAGGAGCAAATGAAAACGGGATGGCTGTCGCCCTGGCTGGGCAACACTTACAGCGGCGCGTCGCCAATCGGGCTTACCGCGATTCTGGACGAAGCAAATCCTGGCGACCTGATAATGATGTGCAGTTACGGAAGCGGCGCGGGAAGCGACGCGTTCGTCTGGAAGGCGACGGAGCTGCTGCCGAAGGTGAGGGGCAAGGCGCCGTTCACCCGGCCGCAGCTGGACGAGAACAAGGTTTACTTAAGCTACGGCCAGTACGCCAAATTCCGCGGAAAGATCAGGAAAGCGGAGTAG
- a CDS encoding acetyl-CoA carboxylase biotin carboxylase subunit: protein MFKRVLIANRGEIAVRVIRGCRELGCETVAVYSEADAAALHVRTADKAVLLGPPPAPESYLRADKVIATALENGCDAVHPGYGFLAENAGFAQAVIDAGLAWIGPPPSAIRAMGLKVEARALAKASGAPFVPGFDDTNASDSEFIAAAEKMGWPVMVKASAGGGGKGMRIVHEAAKLPDALAAARREAASAFGDPSVYLEKYIENPRHIEIQVLFDKDGRGIHLGERECSIQRRHQKVVEETPSPAVSAETRARMGAAAIGIAAKVGYVGAGTVEFMMDQSGEFYFLEMNTRLQVEHPVTEFVYGVDLVHEQLRIASGEGMSLRQEDLTPRGHSIEVRVCAEDPDAGFLPQIGRVEVLRVPQAPGVRFDSMLYEGCEISPHYDPLLGKLIVYGESRAAAIARLKSALRETAVLGVTTNLPYLLRLISHPAFAEGKLHTGFIEEHSADLAAQPAGEPELIAAALALAKPAAPQATIAAGAGNNRMPTPWEYLGAWSNT from the coding sequence ATGTTCAAGCGTGTATTAATTGCCAACCGGGGCGAAATCGCAGTGCGTGTCATCCGCGGGTGCCGCGAATTGGGCTGCGAAACCGTCGCGGTTTACTCCGAGGCGGATGCGGCTGCGCTTCACGTTCGCACGGCGGACAAGGCCGTCCTCCTCGGCCCGCCTCCCGCGCCGGAAAGCTACCTGCGCGCGGACAAGGTGATTGCCACCGCGCTTGAAAACGGCTGCGACGCTGTCCATCCGGGTTACGGATTCCTTGCCGAAAACGCCGGATTCGCGCAGGCGGTGATTGACGCGGGATTGGCATGGATAGGCCCGCCGCCGTCCGCGATCCGCGCGATGGGACTCAAGGTCGAAGCACGGGCGCTCGCGAAGGCCAGCGGCGCGCCGTTCGTTCCGGGATTCGACGACACAAATGCGAGCGACTCGGAGTTCATCGCCGCCGCGGAAAAGATGGGCTGGCCGGTAATGGTGAAAGCGTCCGCCGGCGGCGGCGGCAAGGGGATGCGCATCGTGCACGAAGCGGCGAAGTTGCCGGACGCGCTCGCCGCGGCGCGGCGCGAAGCAGCTTCCGCGTTCGGCGACCCATCCGTTTATCTCGAAAAATATATCGAAAATCCGCGCCACATCGAAATCCAAGTATTGTTCGACAAAGACGGCCGCGGCATACACCTGGGCGAACGCGAGTGCAGCATCCAGCGCCGCCACCAAAAAGTCGTCGAGGAAACGCCGTCGCCCGCGGTCAGCGCGGAAACGCGCGCGCGTATGGGCGCGGCCGCGATCGGGATCGCGGCTAAGGTCGGATACGTCGGCGCGGGCACCGTCGAGTTCATGATGGACCAGTCGGGCGAATTTTATTTTCTCGAAATGAACACGCGGCTGCAGGTGGAGCATCCGGTTACCGAGTTTGTGTACGGCGTTGACCTGGTTCACGAGCAGCTCCGGATTGCGTCGGGCGAGGGAATGTCGTTGCGGCAAGAGGATTTAACACCACGCGGCCATTCGATTGAAGTCCGCGTCTGCGCGGAAGATCCGGATGCGGGATTCCTGCCGCAGATAGGCAGGGTAGAGGTGTTGCGCGTTCCGCAGGCGCCGGGAGTGCGGTTCGACTCGATGCTGTACGAAGGCTGCGAAATTTCGCCGCATTACGACCCGCTTCTCGGAAAACTTATCGTTTACGGGGAGTCGCGCGCGGCCGCGATCGCGCGGCTGAAATCCGCGCTGCGCGAAACCGCTGTGCTCGGCGTGACGACCAACCTGCCCTACCTGCTGCGGCTTATCTCGCATCCGGCGTTCGCAGAAGGGAAATTGCATACCGGATTCATCGAGGAGCATTCCGCCGACCTCGCCGCGCAACCCGCGGGCGAGCCGGAACTTATCGCCGCCGCGCTGGCGCTGGCTAAACCGGCCGCGCCGCAAGCGACAATCGCCGCGGGAGCTGGAAACAACCGGATGCCGACGCCGTGGGAATATCTGGGAGCTTGGAGCAACACGTGA
- a CDS encoding thiolase domain-containing protein, with protein MRDVAVIGIGIQRWGELWERSLRDLWVEAALNAINDAGVDHVDSMYVGCMTPGLFVGQEHLGSLLADYLGITPVPATRVESACASGGMAMRAGFIEVASGLSDIVLVSGVEKMTDVDGGGATYALATAADGDYEVYNGVTFPGLYAMMARDYMRRFGLTREELAAVPVKSHANGVHNPHAQFQGAIKLETVINSVMVADPLTLMDCSPITDGAAAAILCPLDLAAKFSKGRPVVKVAGMGAATDSIALHSRGDFSTLNSTVIAAKRAYDMAKVGPEDIDFAEVHDCFSIAEIIVSEDLGFFEKGKGGKAAAAGETAIGGKKPINTSGGLKSKGHPVGATGIGQIHELVTQLRGEAGKRQVEGAKRGLAQNMGGSGGSSVVHILEVK; from the coding sequence ATGAGAGACGTTGCGGTAATCGGAATCGGAATCCAGCGCTGGGGCGAGCTGTGGGAGCGCAGCCTGCGCGACCTGTGGGTCGAGGCGGCCCTGAACGCAATCAATGACGCGGGCGTGGACCATGTGGACAGTATGTACGTCGGATGCATGACGCCCGGGTTGTTCGTCGGGCAGGAGCATCTGGGCTCGCTGCTTGCGGATTACCTGGGGATAACGCCGGTGCCCGCGACGCGTGTTGAAAGCGCGTGCGCGTCGGGCGGAATGGCGATGCGCGCGGGATTCATCGAAGTCGCGAGCGGGCTGTCCGACATCGTGCTGGTGAGCGGCGTCGAAAAGATGACCGACGTGGACGGCGGCGGCGCTACTTACGCGCTGGCGACTGCCGCGGACGGAGACTATGAAGTCTACAACGGCGTTACATTTCCGGGCCTGTACGCGATGATGGCGCGGGATTACATGCGCCGGTTCGGATTGACGCGTGAGGAGCTTGCCGCCGTGCCGGTCAAAAGCCATGCCAACGGCGTTCACAATCCCCACGCGCAGTTTCAGGGCGCGATCAAGCTGGAGACCGTGATCAACTCGGTGATGGTCGCCGATCCGCTGACTTTGATGGATTGCAGCCCGATAACCGACGGCGCGGCCGCGGCCATATTGTGCCCGCTGGATTTGGCGGCTAAGTTTTCCAAGGGCAGGCCGGTCGTCAAGGTGGCGGGTATGGGAGCGGCGACGGATTCGATTGCGCTTCACAGCCGCGGCGACTTTTCAACGCTCAATTCGACCGTGATCGCTGCAAAGCGCGCGTACGATATGGCCAAAGTCGGACCGGAGGACATTGATTTCGCGGAAGTCCACGACTGTTTCTCGATAGCCGAAATCATAGTCAGCGAAGATCTCGGCTTCTTCGAGAAGGGAAAGGGAGGCAAAGCCGCGGCCGCGGGCGAGACCGCGATCGGCGGCAAAAAGCCTATAAACACGAGCGGCGGGCTGAAATCCAAAGGCCATCCTGTCGGAGCGACGGGAATTGGTCAAATTCACGAGCTCGTCACCCAGCTTCGCGGCGAGGCGGGCAAGCGCCAGGTGGAAGGCGCGAAGCGCGGTCTGGCGCAGAATATGGGCGGAAGCGGCGGAAGCTCCGTCGTGCACATCCTGGAGGTGAAATAA
- a CDS encoding biotin/lipoyl-binding protein: protein MKEFLKSSSDIKEISIAERADGSAAVSIGGDNLEIRDVARNGPEIRFALGGKSFSFLVSANRKKITVWRDGAVHTFERAEGKSVGAGGAADSASSLSSQMPGIVLKLLRNPGDEVAAGAPLLILEAMKMEHEIAAPSDGKVVSYPFAEGQRVMPGDLLVEFEANVPVG, encoded by the coding sequence ATGAAGGAATTTTTAAAATCATCGAGCGATATCAAGGAAATCTCGATCGCGGAGCGAGCCGACGGCTCGGCCGCGGTTTCGATTGGCGGCGATAATTTGGAGATTAGGGACGTCGCTCGAAACGGCCCGGAGATTCGCTTCGCTCTTGGCGGTAAATCTTTTTCGTTTCTTGTTTCCGCCAACCGCAAGAAGATAACGGTTTGGCGCGACGGCGCGGTGCACACTTTCGAACGCGCGGAAGGAAAATCGGTGGGCGCGGGAGGCGCGGCGGATTCCGCGTCCAGCCTTTCGTCCCAGATGCCGGGAATCGTGCTGAAGCTTTTGCGTAATCCCGGCGACGAGGTGGCCGCGGGCGCGCCGCTTTTAATCCTGGAAGCCATGAAGATGGAGCACGAAATCGCTGCGCCATCGGACGGCAAAGTCGTCAGCTACCCGTTCGCGGAAGGCCAGCGCGTAATGCCGGGGGACCTGCTGGTGGAATTCGAAGCGAACGTCCCGGTTGGCTAG